A DNA window from Amphiprion ocellaris isolate individual 3 ecotype Okinawa chromosome 8, ASM2253959v1, whole genome shotgun sequence contains the following coding sequences:
- the LOC111588351 gene encoding segment polarity protein dishevelled homolog DVL-1 isoform X3 codes for MAFSPEGERTAHQLKSHIISLCFGDYCRLIGQQQINSHSIVACCVREGGGNTCPHSHFLCASDEGALLAVLSFHKSTFWAELAMGTATLLECFACSWRTRWLPRPLRLMRPFQPIRCYPETAPPHFQFPRINGHSKSERTARDSAMGYDSASVMSSELESSSFVDSEEDEDASRLSSSTEQSSSSQLMRRHKRRRRRHKVAKIDRSSSFSSITDSTMSLNIITVTLNMEKYNFLGISIVGQSNDRGDGGIYIGSIMKGGAVAADGRIEPGDMLLQVNDVNFENMSNDDAVRILREIVSKTGPISLTVAKCWDPSPRSYFTIPRAEPVRPIDPAAWISHTTALTGPYPHYGKHNQRLLSNCETLLFKITVLYFLIMINLQHLNVFFSLSHSEFDDLPLSASKTDMATIVKVMQLPDSGLEIRDRMWLKITIANAVIGADVVDWLYSRVEGFKDRRDARKYASSLLKHGYLRHTVNKITFSEQCYYTFGDLCQNMASLNLNEGSSGGGSEQDTLAPLPPTSNPWPLGGQPFPYPPFPSAPPSFPPGYSDPCHSFHSGSAGSQHSEGSRSSGSNPSAGKGRRSSPQEKGHRSTCSESEPGVRGGRRGDRSASQMSHHSHAVSSHSHARSSLSHSHSHRSHTLSQNNHPPFTYSHAPFTQPAPGSCAQSERSHASSYGPPGLPPPYCLARLAPKTPVSSSTPPGAPPGRELAAVPPELTASRQSFQHAMGNPCEFFVDIM; via the exons ATGGCATTTTCACCTGAGGGAGAGAGGACAGCACATCAGCTCAAATCCCATATTATCTCTCTCTGTTTTGGAGACTACTGTCGTCTGATTGGTCAGCAACAGATTAACAGTCATTCTATAGTGGCGTGCTGtgtgagagagggaggaggcaATACTTGTCCTCACTCTCACTTTCTCTGTGCATCGGATGAAGGCGCGCTGTTGGCTGTG CTCAGCTTTCATAAGAGCACCTTCTGGGCGGAGCTTGCGATGGGAACTGCTACATTGCTGGAATGTTTTGCTTGCTCTTGGCGAACACGTTGGCTACCACGCCCTCTTCGCCTTATGAGACCTTTCCAACCAATCCGCTGTTACCCTGAGACAGCACCACCTCACTTCCAAT TCCCTCGCATCAACGGTCACTCTAAATCAGAGCGCACTGCAAGGGACTCGGCCATGGGTTACGACAGCGCCTCAGTAATGAGCAGCGAGCTGGAGTCCAGCTCATTTGTTGACAGCGAGGAAGATGAGGATGCTAGCAG GCTCAGTAGTTCTACAGAACAAAGTTCTTCATCACAGTTGATGCGCAGACACAAGCGGCGCAGACGAAGACACAAAGTGGCCAAGATAGACCGG TCGTCGTCCTTCAGCAGTATCACAGACTCCACTATGAGCCTCAACATCATCACCGTCACGCTCAACATGG AGAAATACAACTTTCTGGGTATCAGTATTGTTGGTCAGAGTAATGACCGGGGAGACGGTGGCATTTACATCGGCTCCATCATGAAGGGAGGAGCTGTAGCTGCTGATGGCAGAATAGAACCTGGAGACATGCTCCTCCAG GTGAATGACGTAAACTTTGAGAACATGAGCAATGATGACGCTGTGAGGATCCTAAGAGAGATTGTTTCCAAAACTGG TCCTATTAGTCTTACTGTTGCCAAATGTTGGGACCCGTCTCCAAGAAGCTACTTCACCATCCCTCGTG CCGAGCCAGTGCGACCCATTGACCCTGCAGCCTGGATTTCTCACACCACAGCCCTGACAGGACCTTACCCACACTACGGTAAACACAACCAGCGACTGTTATCAAACTGTGAAACACTATTGTTTAAAATaactgtattatattttttaattatgatAAACttacaacatttaaatgtttttttttctttgtcccaCTCAGAATTTGATGACTTGCCGCTTTCTGCAAGTAAAACAGATATGGCAACTATCGTCAAGGTGATGCAGTTGCCTGACTCTGGCCTAGAGATTCGAGACAGGATGTGGCTAAAGATCACGATTGCCAATGCCGTCATAG GTGCTGACGTGGTAGACTGGCTTTACTCCAGAGTGGAAGGATTCAAGGATCGGCGGGATGCGAGGAAGTACGCGAGCAGTCTGCTGAAACACGGCTACCTGAGACACACCGTCAACAAAATCACCTTCTCCGAACAGTGCTACTACACCTTTGGGGACCTCTGCCAAA ACATGGCGTCGCTCAATTTAAATGAGGGATCGAGTGGTGGAGGCTCTGAGCAAGACACTTTGGCACCGCTACCTCCCACCAGCAACCCCTGGCCTCTGGGCGGGCAGCCATTCCCCTATCCTCCTTTCCCCTCCGCACCCCCCAGCTTCCCGCCAGGATACTCGGACCCATGCCACAGTTTCCACAGTGGGAGCGCAGGCAGCCAGCACAGCGAGG GAAGCCGAAGCAGTGGATCCAACCCCAGCGCAGGCAAAGGGAGACGCTCCTCCCCTCAGGAGAAGGGTCACAGGTCAACATGCAGCGAATCTGAGCCAGGCGTCCGTGGAGGGAGGCGCGGTGATAGGTCCGCCAGCCAAATGAGCCATCACAGCCACGCCGTCTCCAGCCACAGTCACGCCCGATCAAGTCTCAGCCACAGTCATTCTCACAGGAGCCACACTCTGTCGCAGAACAACCACCCCCCCTTCACCTACAGCCACGCCCCCTTCACCCAGCCGGCGCCAGGCTCCTGTGCCCAGAGCGAGCGAAGCCATGCCTCCTCCTACGGCCCCCCGGGCCTGCCTCCCCCTTATTGTCTGGCGCGTCTGGCCCCCAAGACCCCGGTCAGCAGTAGCACACCCCCCGGAGCCCCTCCTGGGAGAGAGTTAGCTGCCGTTCCTCCTGAGCTCACCGCCAGTCGCCAGTCCTTCCAGCATGCTATGGGCAATCCCTGTGAGTTCTTTGTTGACATCATGTGA
- the LOC111588351 gene encoding segment polarity protein dishevelled homolog DVL-1 isoform X5 → MGTATLLECFACSWRTRWLPRPLRLMRPFQPIRCYPETAPPHFQFPRINGHSKSERTARDSAMGYDSASVMSSELESSSFVDSEEDEDASRLSSSTEQSSSSQLMRRHKRRRRRHKVAKIDRSSSFSSITDSTMSLNIITVTLNMEKYNFLGISIVGQSNDRGDGGIYIGSIMKGGAVAADGRIEPGDMLLQVNDVNFENMSNDDAVRILREIVSKTGPISLTVAKCWDPSPRSYFTIPRAEPVRPIDPAAWISHTTALTGPYPHYGKHNQRLLSNCETLLFKITVLYFLIMINLQHLNVFFSLSHSEFDDLPLSASKTDMATIVKVMQLPDSGLEIRDRMWLKITIANAVIGADVVDWLYSRVEGFKDRRDARKYASSLLKHGYLRHTVNKITFSEQCYYTFGDLCQNMASLNLNEGSSGGGSEQDTLAPLPPTSNPWPLGGQPFPYPPFPSAPPSFPPGYSDPCHSFHSGSAGSQHSEGSRSSGSNPSAGKGRRSSPQEKGHRSTCSESEPGVRGGRRGDRSASQMSHHSHAVSSHSHARSSLSHSHSHRSHTLSQNNHPPFTYSHAPFTQPAPGSCAQSERSHASSYGPPGLPPPYCLARLAPKTPVSSSTPPGAPPGRELAAVPPELTASRQSFQHAMGNPCEFFVDIM, encoded by the exons ATGGGAACTGCTACATTGCTGGAATGTTTTGCTTGCTCTTGGCGAACACGTTGGCTACCACGCCCTCTTCGCCTTATGAGACCTTTCCAACCAATCCGCTGTTACCCTGAGACAGCACCACCTCACTTCCAAT TCCCTCGCATCAACGGTCACTCTAAATCAGAGCGCACTGCAAGGGACTCGGCCATGGGTTACGACAGCGCCTCAGTAATGAGCAGCGAGCTGGAGTCCAGCTCATTTGTTGACAGCGAGGAAGATGAGGATGCTAGCAG GCTCAGTAGTTCTACAGAACAAAGTTCTTCATCACAGTTGATGCGCAGACACAAGCGGCGCAGACGAAGACACAAAGTGGCCAAGATAGACCGG TCGTCGTCCTTCAGCAGTATCACAGACTCCACTATGAGCCTCAACATCATCACCGTCACGCTCAACATGG AGAAATACAACTTTCTGGGTATCAGTATTGTTGGTCAGAGTAATGACCGGGGAGACGGTGGCATTTACATCGGCTCCATCATGAAGGGAGGAGCTGTAGCTGCTGATGGCAGAATAGAACCTGGAGACATGCTCCTCCAG GTGAATGACGTAAACTTTGAGAACATGAGCAATGATGACGCTGTGAGGATCCTAAGAGAGATTGTTTCCAAAACTGG TCCTATTAGTCTTACTGTTGCCAAATGTTGGGACCCGTCTCCAAGAAGCTACTTCACCATCCCTCGTG CCGAGCCAGTGCGACCCATTGACCCTGCAGCCTGGATTTCTCACACCACAGCCCTGACAGGACCTTACCCACACTACGGTAAACACAACCAGCGACTGTTATCAAACTGTGAAACACTATTGTTTAAAATaactgtattatattttttaattatgatAAACttacaacatttaaatgtttttttttctttgtcccaCTCAGAATTTGATGACTTGCCGCTTTCTGCAAGTAAAACAGATATGGCAACTATCGTCAAGGTGATGCAGTTGCCTGACTCTGGCCTAGAGATTCGAGACAGGATGTGGCTAAAGATCACGATTGCCAATGCCGTCATAG GTGCTGACGTGGTAGACTGGCTTTACTCCAGAGTGGAAGGATTCAAGGATCGGCGGGATGCGAGGAAGTACGCGAGCAGTCTGCTGAAACACGGCTACCTGAGACACACCGTCAACAAAATCACCTTCTCCGAACAGTGCTACTACACCTTTGGGGACCTCTGCCAAA ACATGGCGTCGCTCAATTTAAATGAGGGATCGAGTGGTGGAGGCTCTGAGCAAGACACTTTGGCACCGCTACCTCCCACCAGCAACCCCTGGCCTCTGGGCGGGCAGCCATTCCCCTATCCTCCTTTCCCCTCCGCACCCCCCAGCTTCCCGCCAGGATACTCGGACCCATGCCACAGTTTCCACAGTGGGAGCGCAGGCAGCCAGCACAGCGAGG GAAGCCGAAGCAGTGGATCCAACCCCAGCGCAGGCAAAGGGAGACGCTCCTCCCCTCAGGAGAAGGGTCACAGGTCAACATGCAGCGAATCTGAGCCAGGCGTCCGTGGAGGGAGGCGCGGTGATAGGTCCGCCAGCCAAATGAGCCATCACAGCCACGCCGTCTCCAGCCACAGTCACGCCCGATCAAGTCTCAGCCACAGTCATTCTCACAGGAGCCACACTCTGTCGCAGAACAACCACCCCCCCTTCACCTACAGCCACGCCCCCTTCACCCAGCCGGCGCCAGGCTCCTGTGCCCAGAGCGAGCGAAGCCATGCCTCCTCCTACGGCCCCCCGGGCCTGCCTCCCCCTTATTGTCTGGCGCGTCTGGCCCCCAAGACCCCGGTCAGCAGTAGCACACCCCCCGGAGCCCCTCCTGGGAGAGAGTTAGCTGCCGTTCCTCCTGAGCTCACCGCCAGTCGCCAGTCCTTCCAGCATGCTATGGGCAATCCCTGTGAGTTCTTTGTTGACATCATGTGA